Proteins encoded in a region of the Synechococcus sp. BIOS-U3-1 genome:
- a CDS encoding phycobiliprotein lyase → MTLDIPDAPTFFRLSCGSWRSQRSVHHLLHRRSEAGGSLIVVEDLELNDERLLAMARQHDQDPGLIIGGSYVRWSASMAWDRDGDAHDGETCFALVGESETARSGTMLRDQGYAEKSPATSTFDMDDRDGLILCTSYGMMTVWERFSFSGPDARIRSSTVEGLSNNASFCVETRLKNDSTSTGPEGITALASPFGW, encoded by the coding sequence ATGACCCTGGACATCCCCGACGCTCCAACATTCTTCCGACTGAGCTGCGGAAGCTGGCGTTCACAACGAAGTGTGCATCACCTTCTACACCGTCGCAGCGAAGCAGGCGGCTCACTGATCGTGGTCGAAGACCTCGAACTGAATGACGAACGCTTGCTGGCGATGGCACGCCAGCACGACCAAGATCCTGGCCTGATCATCGGCGGCAGCTACGTGCGCTGGAGCGCCTCGATGGCCTGGGACCGCGATGGCGATGCCCATGACGGTGAAACCTGCTTCGCTTTGGTTGGAGAGAGTGAGACCGCTCGCTCCGGCACCATGCTCCGCGATCAGGGCTACGCAGAAAAGTCGCCTGCAACGTCGACTTTCGATATGGACGACCGGGATGGACTGATTCTTTGCACGAGCTACGGAATGATGACCGTGTGGGAACGCTTCAGTTTCTCCGGCCCCGATGCGCGCATTCGTTCCAGCACCGTTGAGGGACTGTCTAACAACGCGTCCTTCTGCGTGGAGACCAGGCTTAAAAACGACAGCACATCCACCGGCCCAGAAGGGATAACAGCGCTCGCATCACCCTTCGGCTGGTGA
- a CDS encoding phycobilisome rod-core linker polypeptide has product MAIPLLQYAPTTQNNRVAALSVASEETQRSLQMDISMDADNFDTVIESAYRQVFFHAFKSDRETFLESQLRDGQITVRDFIRGLCLSDTFKRTFYGFNSNYKVVRHLVQKILGRKTHGRSEEIAWSIVIATKGVEGIVDALLDSEEYLDAFGYDNVPFQRNRVLPGRELGETPFNITTPRYDEYYRGILGFPKIIYTGKAKSLPTRANRSRGGFSEDYLPWVRGMAVAGSASPEGNLEMDYLSKVPYRSISR; this is encoded by the coding sequence GTGGCCATTCCTCTTCTTCAGTACGCACCGACCACGCAGAACAACCGCGTCGCAGCTCTCAGCGTTGCTTCTGAAGAGACCCAGCGTTCCCTTCAGATGGACATCTCGATGGACGCTGACAACTTCGACACGGTGATCGAATCGGCTTACCGCCAGGTTTTCTTTCACGCGTTTAAGAGTGACCGCGAGACCTTCCTGGAATCACAGCTGCGTGATGGGCAGATCACCGTTCGCGACTTCATCCGGGGTTTGTGTCTCTCTGACACCTTCAAGAGAACGTTTTACGGCTTTAACTCGAACTACAAGGTGGTTCGTCACCTCGTCCAGAAAATTCTGGGTCGCAAGACCCACGGACGTTCTGAGGAAATCGCGTGGTCGATCGTGATCGCGACCAAGGGTGTCGAAGGCATCGTTGATGCCCTTCTTGACAGTGAGGAATATCTCGACGCCTTCGGATACGACAACGTCCCCTTCCAACGCAATCGCGTGCTTCCAGGCAGGGAGCTCGGTGAGACCCCCTTTAATATCACCACCCCGCGCTACGACGAGTACTACCGCGGAATTCTCGGTTTCCCCAAGATCATCTACACCGGCAAAGCCAAGAGCCTGCCGACACGAGCCAACCGCTCCCGAGGCGGTTTCAGCGAAGATTATTTGCCGTGGGTCCGAGGCATGGCCGTCGCAGGCTCAGCTTCTCCCGAAGGCAACCTCGAGATGGACTATCTGTCGAAAGTTCCTTACCGCAGCATCAGCCGCTGA
- a CDS encoding DUF4912 domain-containing protein: MTQAITSLARMTLRQLRQMASDLGVTLYSRKSKEDLVSAIAKKQERRSGDLKAIEAELNPPSRLQSETRVVFLPRDPQWAYVFWEISDDDRRRAQSEGAAHLNLRLADVTGLQNGSAHPHTLQEVPVDSHSTEWYLPVPLCDRDYRVELGFRAGSQWISLAFSSVARVPALHPSDQILDQFVPFSLESAAPSPAPAPVSTPSFEPSDSGLHERLYQSATTHFRSRRVGSEVLHEQDSLSGDQRGLSDSGAGLWASGRNESGLGGVAPRQRTFWLVADAELIVYGATDPSARLTIGGEEVPLSSDGTFRIQVPFRDGEQVYAVEATAADGEQKRNITLNFERVTPEDNSNPASEAKAEWF, encoded by the coding sequence GTGACGCAAGCCATCACATCCCTCGCCCGCATGACCCTGCGTCAGCTGCGTCAGATGGCCAGTGATCTCGGCGTGACTCTCTACAGCCGTAAGAGCAAGGAGGACTTAGTTTCCGCGATTGCCAAGAAGCAGGAGCGCCGTAGCGGCGATCTCAAGGCCATCGAAGCGGAACTCAATCCACCCTCTCGTCTTCAGTCTGAAACCCGCGTGGTCTTCCTGCCCAGGGACCCCCAGTGGGCCTATGTGTTTTGGGAGATTTCAGACGACGATCGTCGCCGCGCTCAAAGCGAAGGCGCCGCGCACCTCAATCTTCGTTTGGCTGATGTAACCGGCCTCCAGAACGGTTCGGCCCATCCCCACACCCTCCAAGAAGTCCCCGTTGATAGTCACAGCACCGAGTGGTATCTTCCCGTACCTCTCTGTGATCGGGACTACCGCGTTGAACTCGGTTTCCGCGCGGGCAGCCAATGGATCTCCTTGGCGTTCTCCTCTGTAGCCAGGGTTCCGGCCTTGCACCCCAGCGACCAGATCCTCGATCAGTTCGTACCTTTCAGCCTCGAAAGCGCTGCTCCTTCACCGGCACCGGCACCGGTCAGCACACCCAGCTTCGAGCCCAGTGACAGCGGCTTGCATGAGCGCCTCTATCAAAGTGCTACCACCCACTTCCGCAGCCGCCGAGTCGGTTCAGAGGTGCTGCACGAACAGGACTCTCTTTCGGGCGATCAGCGTGGACTCAGCGATTCCGGGGCTGGACTGTGGGCCAGCGGCCGCAATGAGTCCGGTCTCGGAGGAGTAGCTCCTCGCCAACGCACCTTCTGGTTGGTGGCTGATGCAGAACTGATTGTTTACGGCGCCACCGATCCTTCCGCCCGCCTGACCATTGGCGGAGAGGAAGTGCCCCTCTCCAGCGATGGAACATTCCGCATCCAGGTTCCATTCCGTGATGGCGAGCAGGTGTATGCCGTTGAAGCAACAGCCGCAGATGGTGAGCAGAAGCGCAATATCACGCTCAACTTCGAACGCGTTACCCCCGAAGACAACAGCAACCCAGCTAGCGAAGCCAAAGCCGAGTGGTTCTGA
- a CDS encoding phospholipase D-like domain-containing protein, with protein sequence MLGCSQAGQVVGAGIPDLPLPQNFQLHFNHRDSGRYRNPLSGQWRNGDNLEQQLIQQINAAKEEVQMAIQELTLPQISHALIRANERGVRVQIVLENKYNQPWSKQHPSDLSAHSKRRYQQLRLLADSTRDGRLSAEERLAGDAIALLKRAGIPMIDDSEDGSRGSGLMHHKFLVVDRSLVIIGSANFTSSGIHGDAGASRSRGNVNHLLSIRSSELAELFQEEFQRMWGDGPGGDQNSRFGRDKDSPGVQTVQVDGIPVNVLFAPHSKKSSEHGLILISKQLAAAKRSIDMALFVFSDQSLTNVLADQMAARVEIRLLADPGFASRSFSEVLDLLGVELPDRFCKLERGNQPLKTPLRTVGTPKLARGDKLHHKFAVIDNKTVITGSFNWSPAAAHTNDETLLVIHSPMLAAHFTREMDRMWRGAELGITPHIQRKLERKQAKCGSGTERN encoded by the coding sequence ATGCTGGGCTGCAGCCAGGCAGGTCAAGTTGTAGGAGCAGGGATACCTGATCTGCCCTTGCCGCAGAACTTTCAGCTGCACTTCAATCATCGGGACAGCGGGCGCTACCGAAACCCGCTAAGTGGCCAGTGGCGTAACGGCGACAACCTTGAACAACAGTTGATCCAACAGATCAATGCGGCGAAAGAGGAAGTGCAGATGGCCATTCAGGAACTCACACTTCCCCAAATCTCACACGCCCTGATTCGAGCCAATGAGCGAGGAGTCCGCGTTCAGATCGTGCTGGAAAACAAATACAACCAGCCCTGGTCGAAACAGCATCCCAGCGATTTGTCAGCTCACAGCAAGCGGCGCTACCAGCAATTGCGACTGCTGGCAGACAGCACTCGCGACGGGAGGCTCTCTGCTGAGGAACGGTTAGCTGGCGATGCCATCGCACTCCTGAAGCGGGCTGGAATACCGATGATCGACGACAGCGAAGACGGCAGCCGAGGCAGTGGCCTGATGCATCACAAATTTCTTGTGGTCGATCGATCTCTGGTGATCATCGGCAGTGCCAACTTCACCAGCTCTGGGATCCATGGTGATGCGGGAGCATCGCGCAGTCGCGGCAATGTGAATCACCTGCTGAGCATCCGAAGCTCCGAACTGGCTGAGTTGTTCCAGGAAGAATTTCAGCGGATGTGGGGAGATGGTCCGGGAGGTGATCAGAACAGTCGCTTCGGACGTGACAAAGACAGCCCAGGAGTACAAACCGTTCAAGTCGATGGAATACCAGTGAATGTGCTGTTCGCACCTCATTCCAAGAAAAGCTCAGAACATGGACTGATCTTGATCAGTAAGCAGCTGGCTGCAGCGAAGCGAAGTATCGACATGGCGCTGTTTGTGTTTTCAGACCAAAGCCTGACCAATGTTCTGGCAGATCAAATGGCTGCACGCGTCGAAATTCGACTCTTAGCGGATCCAGGCTTCGCAAGCCGCTCTTTTTCAGAGGTGCTTGATCTGCTTGGCGTGGAACTCCCCGACCGTTTTTGCAAACTTGAGAGAGGCAATCAACCTCTCAAAACACCACTGCGAACCGTGGGAACGCCGAAACTGGCCAGGGGTGACAAGTTGCACCACAAGTTCGCGGTGATCGACAACAAAACAGTGATCACAGGCAGCTTCAACTGGTCACCCGCTGCTGCACACACCAACGATGAAACATTGCTAGTGATTCACTCACCCATGCTTGCTGCTCACTTCACTCGTGAGATGGATCGGATGTGGCGTGGTGCGGAGCTGGGGATTACACCCCACATTCAACGCAAGCTGGAACGGAAGCAAGCAAAGTGCGGGAGCGGAACTGAGAGAAACTAA
- a CDS encoding DegT/DnrJ/EryC1/StrS family aminotransferase has protein sequence MKIRDTILPVLRPVGGDEEINAIREVIESGWWGKGPKVAQFEKEFAELVGAKYAVAINSATSGQDLVLKALGIKDCDIINPTISFMSTAVIPLWNNCTSNIVDVDPFTMCLDPEDVRKNLKSNTNAIIAVNQAGVPAPIDQIRSFYDGFILEDCAHSCYTPGAGSKGDAAVWSFQAVKTMPCGDGGMITTDDKELYEKLVPMTWLGISSTYSRIKKDDCLSGKPGYSWDYQVDILGYKCYMIDLQAAICLEQMKKLPKHLQIRRRVQKRYNEELAGFIQAPPHSETVQYYCAKVDPEDRDNLISFLAEKNIHTSVHFKPLHLYDIVKNMNQRDYPVADVEWKKLISLPCHPGMNDCDIDYVVYWVKAFFANKYPNRFNIL, from the coding sequence GTGAAAATCAGAGATACAATCTTGCCAGTACTCCGACCTGTTGGAGGAGATGAGGAAATTAACGCAATTCGAGAGGTAATAGAAAGTGGTTGGTGGGGTAAAGGTCCGAAAGTGGCTCAGTTTGAAAAGGAGTTCGCTGAACTCGTAGGTGCTAAATATGCGGTAGCAATAAATAGTGCCACCAGTGGCCAAGACCTTGTTTTAAAAGCGTTGGGAATTAAAGACTGTGACATCATAAACCCAACCATATCTTTTATGTCTACAGCGGTTATTCCTTTATGGAACAATTGCACTTCAAACATTGTAGACGTCGATCCGTTTACAATGTGTCTTGATCCAGAAGATGTAAGAAAAAACTTGAAATCTAATACTAATGCAATTATTGCTGTTAATCAGGCTGGTGTTCCTGCTCCTATAGATCAAATTCGAAGCTTTTATGATGGTTTTATATTGGAAGATTGTGCTCACAGTTGCTATACCCCTGGCGCAGGCTCTAAGGGTGATGCGGCTGTATGGTCATTTCAAGCTGTCAAAACAATGCCTTGTGGCGATGGAGGTATGATTACTACAGACGATAAAGAGCTATATGAGAAATTAGTGCCAATGACTTGGCTCGGAATCAGTAGCACGTATTCTAGAATAAAAAAAGACGATTGTTTGTCGGGTAAGCCTGGTTATTCCTGGGATTATCAGGTTGATATTTTAGGTTATAAATGCTATATGATTGATTTACAGGCGGCAATTTGCTTGGAGCAAATGAAAAAGTTGCCAAAGCATTTGCAGATAAGAAGGCGTGTGCAGAAACGATATAATGAGGAGTTGGCTGGCTTTATTCAAGCGCCCCCACATAGTGAAACAGTGCAGTACTATTGTGCCAAGGTCGATCCTGAAGATCGTGATAATCTTATTTCATTTTTAGCTGAAAAAAATATACACACAAGTGTTCATTTTAAGCCTCTCCACCTCTACGACATCGTAAAAAATATGAACCAGCGCGATTACCCTGTTGCAGATGTTGAATGGAAGAAGCTTATTAGCTTGCCATGTCATCCTGGCATGAATGATTGCGATATTGACTATGTGGTGTATTGGGTAAAAGCTTTTTTCGCTAATAAATATCCAAACAGGTTTAATATCTTATAG
- a CDS encoding tetratricopeptide repeat protein has protein sequence MNQKTIQDLSSAGQHQECLQACQKLLQSEPENPFAWKYAGKSLIALQQFERARQFLAKAHQIDKNDPETMKDIGNIYLNTKNKIIAIKWYKKALEANNLFAPAINNLANLKKQDGNHKAAIDLFKQSIEADPKLIQSYIGAAASFLELGELDQATSLAKKALKMNKDVQTINEILGVIFQKKNNIQQAIKYYQKELAINPRSSTSLLNIGLLHLQQGKAAEAIEPLSIASALVQTEQCSLLLAQAYQSLGDFNNAIIEYKKMNINKTRNKLIPFNLGLCLLETGRNSSAIEAFKVAVQLDESFIPAWGNIGTALMNEGRHQEARLVTQKVLEKDPDNPTAHMNLGSIYKAFGNLDQALASTLRSLELKPDNPTAHMNLGSIYKNLGKLEPALASTLKSLEIKPDNPDAHMNLGSIYKDLGKLEPALASTLKSLEIKPDNADAHMNLGSIQKDLGNLDLALASTLKSLELKPDNPDAHINLGGIYKKLGKLNQAVASTLKSLEIKPNNPVAHSNLGSIYQKLGELNLALASTRKSLELQPDNPDIHLNLGSIHKDLGNLDQALASIDKCLELKPNTPVAHLNLGSIYKDMGKADLAIACFERCCQTPDISPSETVAAITGRIACLMALDCYDESLLVADSCSDDRRLQLMTRLHVLPVLYATDHEVAAVRKRWEKDAVDLYKLLKGITQEDPAWEQLYVHAWTLTNFHLAYQMEDDRPLQELYSGIIDRILRPRLGAFMQPLPQRNPSNISPLRVGVISPNLMNHNGSIWALGWLEGMANHPGYEIFSYNLGTKEDSGSQRFAALGSYRHLPLRGENPEVMLQQILKDQLDLLIYTDIGMHPASNVTSVLQLASIQAQGWGHPISSGSKTIHYYFSGEGMEPEGNEDHYSETLYRLPKTGLNYNKPATIHDGQLLFDKFNLPRNRPILNSLQSTFKYLPRNDWTFAEIAQRHPEALIVLVSDKGNGSIAKRLYERLKPHFEHRDLNIENHLRILPRLDYGDYMGLFAISHHTIDTIDWNGGNSSMQSLSLDCPVVTLPASFMRGRHTVSMLEVLELPELIAKNVDDYIAISCRLLKEQSFYQDMRAAIKARKAWLFHDKSVAKAFQVAVDTICRKPLKRN, from the coding sequence GTGAATCAAAAGACTATTCAGGATCTCTCATCCGCTGGACAACATCAGGAGTGCCTACAGGCTTGTCAAAAACTTCTCCAGAGCGAACCTGAAAACCCCTTCGCCTGGAAATACGCAGGTAAATCACTCATAGCCCTACAGCAATTTGAAAGGGCTCGACAGTTCTTGGCCAAAGCCCACCAAATTGATAAAAACGATCCGGAGACGATGAAAGACATCGGAAATATCTACCTAAACACAAAAAACAAAATTATTGCCATCAAATGGTACAAAAAAGCCCTAGAAGCAAATAATCTATTCGCACCTGCAATTAACAATCTTGCCAACCTTAAGAAGCAGGATGGCAATCACAAAGCTGCCATTGATCTATTCAAACAATCTATAGAGGCAGACCCAAAACTGATCCAATCATACATTGGTGCAGCAGCAAGCTTTCTGGAATTAGGAGAACTCGATCAAGCAACATCATTGGCAAAAAAAGCTCTAAAAATGAACAAAGACGTCCAGACTATAAATGAAATCCTCGGAGTCATCTTCCAGAAAAAAAACAATATTCAACAAGCAATAAAATATTACCAGAAGGAACTAGCGATAAATCCGCGATCGAGCACCTCACTTCTAAACATAGGCCTACTGCACTTACAGCAAGGGAAGGCAGCAGAGGCTATCGAGCCGCTTTCAATCGCATCCGCCCTTGTCCAAACCGAACAGTGCTCACTTCTCTTGGCGCAGGCATATCAAAGTCTTGGAGATTTTAACAATGCAATAATTGAATACAAGAAAATGAATATCAACAAAACAAGAAATAAGCTGATTCCATTCAACCTTGGACTCTGCCTACTTGAGACTGGGCGCAATAGTTCTGCCATAGAAGCATTCAAAGTCGCCGTTCAGCTAGACGAGTCTTTTATCCCCGCATGGGGAAACATTGGGACTGCTCTCATGAACGAGGGGAGGCATCAAGAAGCACGCCTCGTAACACAAAAAGTTCTTGAAAAAGATCCAGACAATCCCACTGCCCACATGAACTTGGGCAGCATTTACAAAGCCTTCGGCAACCTTGATCAAGCTCTTGCTTCAACTTTGAGATCCCTAGAGCTTAAGCCTGATAACCCCACTGCCCACATGAACTTGGGCAGCATTTACAAAAATCTTGGCAAACTTGAGCCAGCTCTTGCTTCGACATTGAAATCGCTAGAGATCAAACCTGATAACCCCGATGCTCACATGAACCTGGGCAGCATATACAAAGATCTTGGCAAACTTGAGCCAGCTCTTGCTTCGACATTGAAATCGCTAGAGATCAAACCTGATAACGCCGATGCTCACATGAACCTGGGCAGCATCCAGAAAGATCTTGGCAATCTTGATCTAGCTCTTGCCTCCACTCTCAAATCTCTAGAACTCAAACCTGATAACCCTGACGCCCACATTAACTTAGGCGGCATCTACAAAAAGCTCGGGAAACTTAATCAGGCCGTCGCCTCAACACTCAAGTCCCTAGAGATCAAACCTAATAACCCAGTAGCACACTCGAATTTGGGCAGCATCTATCAAAAACTCGGCGAACTCAATCTAGCTCTTGCCTCAACACGCAAATCCCTAGAACTCCAGCCTGACAACCCTGATATCCACTTAAACCTAGGTAGTATCCATAAAGACTTAGGCAATCTTGATCAAGCTCTTGCCTCAATAGATAAATGCTTAGAGCTTAAACCTAATACCCCCGTTGCGCATTTGAACCTAGGCAGCATCTACAAAGATATGGGCAAGGCTGATCTTGCAATTGCATGTTTTGAACGCTGCTGCCAAACCCCGGATATCTCACCCTCGGAAACAGTGGCGGCGATTACAGGGCGCATTGCCTGCCTAATGGCACTGGATTGCTACGACGAAAGCCTCTTGGTGGCAGACAGTTGCAGTGACGACCGGCGCTTGCAGCTGATGACACGACTACATGTCCTACCGGTTCTATATGCAACGGATCATGAGGTCGCTGCAGTTCGCAAACGCTGGGAAAAAGATGCCGTAGATCTCTACAAGCTGTTGAAAGGCATCACTCAAGAGGACCCAGCCTGGGAACAACTTTATGTCCACGCCTGGACACTAACGAACTTCCATCTCGCCTATCAGATGGAAGACGATCGCCCTTTGCAGGAACTTTATTCAGGCATTATTGATCGAATCCTACGCCCCAGGCTTGGGGCGTTCATGCAACCTTTACCCCAACGCAATCCTTCAAACATCTCTCCGCTGCGGGTGGGAGTTATCTCCCCCAATTTGATGAACCACAACGGATCAATCTGGGCACTGGGATGGTTGGAAGGCATGGCCAACCATCCCGGTTACGAGATCTTCAGCTACAATCTCGGAACAAAAGAAGACTCAGGCAGTCAGAGATTCGCGGCTCTAGGAAGCTACCGCCATCTGCCTCTACGCGGAGAAAACCCTGAGGTCATGTTGCAGCAAATCCTCAAGGATCAGCTAGATCTCCTGATCTACACCGATATTGGAATGCATCCGGCCAGCAATGTCACATCCGTGCTGCAGCTGGCTTCTATTCAGGCTCAGGGCTGGGGGCACCCGATCAGTAGTGGTTCCAAAACCATCCACTACTACTTCTCAGGCGAAGGGATGGAACCAGAAGGCAATGAAGATCATTACAGCGAAACGCTGTATCGCTTGCCCAAAACAGGGCTAAATTACAATAAACCTGCCACAATCCACGACGGTCAACTGCTATTCGACAAATTTAATCTTCCCCGCAATAGACCGATCCTCAATTCATTGCAGAGTACCTTCAAGTATCTGCCACGCAACGACTGGACATTCGCTGAGATTGCCCAGCGGCATCCCGAAGCCTTAATCGTTTTAGTTAGTGATAAAGGCAACGGAAGCATTGCCAAACGCCTATACGAGCGTTTAAAACCCCATTTTGAACACCGTGACCTCAATATCGAGAACCATCTGCGCATCTTGCCGAGACTGGATTACGGGGACTACATGGGGCTATTCGCGATCAGTCATCACACCATCGACACGATTGATTGGAATGGGGGCAACAGTTCAATGCAATCATTATCACTCGACTGCCCCGTCGTCACTCTGCCCGCTAGTTTCATGCGCGGGCGTCACACAGTGTCGATGCTTGAAGTCCTAGAGTTACCCGAATTGATTGCCAAAAATGTCGATGATTACATCGCGATCTCATGCCGGCTATTGAAAGAACAAAGTTTTTATCAAGACATGCGCGCTGCCATTAAAGCGCGAAAGGCCTGGTTGTTCCATGACAAAAGTGTGGCCAAAGCCTTTCAGGTTGCAGTAGATACAATTTGCCGCAAGCCACTTAAGCGAAATTAA